The Prochlorococcus marinus XMU1408 region ACTATGTCTACTCCAGTTTGCCCCATCCTTTCAAGAACTCCAGCACTACCTGAGATATATAAAATCATTGGTGTATCCGGATATTTCTCTTTTACTAAATTGACTACTTTTTGTTGATAAGGTGATGCGAAATTGTCATAATCTTGAGGACTTAATTGCCCTGCCCAGGAGTCAAACATTTGAACTACTTGTGCTCCAGATTCAATTTGGTAACACAAATAGTTCGCAATTGATTCTGCAAAATGATTTAAAAGTTGATGCAATAATTCTGGTTCTTGGAATGCCATCGCTTTTATAACTGCATAATTCTTGCTACTTTTCCCTTCTACAACATATGCAGCAAGTGTCCAAGGAGCACCAACAAAACCCAGAACAGCAGCCTCGTTCCCAACGCTTTCTCTTAGTCTACCTAAAACTTCACCAACAAAGCTCATGCTTTCTTCTGGTTGAAGAGGCTTTAAGTCTTGAACTTGCTTGAGGCTTCTTATTGGGTCATTTATCAAGGGCCCTTTACTTTCGACAATGTCAAAGTTAATTCCCATTCCAGGAAGAGGAGTCAAGATATCTGAAAAAAGTATTACTCCATCGGGTTGAAAAGCCTTAAAAGGTTGCATTGAAATTTCATAAGAGAGATCGGGGTTCTCTGATCTCTCCCTGAAACTTGGATGGTTATCACGTAGGTCACGATATACCTTCATGTAACGCCCTGCTTGGCGCATCATCCAAACAGGAGGTCTTTCAACATCTTCTCCGCGAGCTGCTCGAAGTAGTAGAGGAGTAGTTTCGTTCATTATTTAGTCCTTTTAAGCAAAAAACCTACACTAGGCGGTACCCGTAAAACCATGAAATACGTTCTTGGCGAATGTTCGTGATACCTTTTGAATTTTTACATCCAGACGACAGTTGAAATTAGTTTATGAGGCAAGTTTGAAACATTTCTATTCGCAGAGGCTTAAATATCCTTGGATTTATGCTTCAAAACAATAACGCTAAGAGGAGGGAGGCAAAGGTCTACAGAATTTTCATATCCATGTATGTTGAACAAATCTGTTGATTTTCCTCCCATATTGCCTAGGTTTGAGCCTCCGTATTGACTCGCATCTGAATTGAAGATTTCTTCATAGAAACCAGCAACAGGTACACCAATTCTATAATTAGAGTGGTTTTGAGGGGTGAAATTTGCCACTACTACTAACCATTCCCCATTGTTTTTTTCTCTTCTCATAAAACTAATTACTGAATTTTTATTATCATCACAATCGATCCACTGGAATCCATATTCGTCAAAATCATTTTTCCATAAAGCAGGTTCTTTTTTATACAGAGAATTTAAATCATCTACTAATTTCTGTATACCTTTGTGGGGTTGAAAATTTAGAAGATCCCATTGTAAATCATCCCAAACATTCCACTCTTGGCGTTGTCCAAATTCCATTCCCATAAATATTGTTTTTTTCCCTGGATGTGTCCACATATAAGAAAGTAAGGCTCTTGTATTTGCATACTTTTGCCAGTCATCACCTGGCATCTTATGAAGTAGATGACTTTTGCCGTGAACAACTTCATCGTGGCTTAAAGCAAGCATAAAGTTTTCAGTAAAGTTATAACAAATTGAAAAAGTAATGTTGTTTTGATTGAATTGTCTAAACCATGGATCAATCTCAAAGTAATCGAGCATATCGTGCATCCAACCCATGTTCCATTTTAGATTGAAACCTAGACCATTTATGTCAGTTGGCTTAGTTACGCCACTCCATGTTGTTGATTCCTCGGCAATAGAAAGTGCACCTGGAAAGTGTTGAAAAAGAACGTGATTAGCTTGTTGTAGAAATCTAACTGCTTCAAAATTTTCATTGCCTCCATCCTCATTAGGAATCCATTCACCCTCCGGACGAAGATAATCTTTGTAAAGCATTGATGCAACTGCGTCTACACGTATTCCGTCTATATGAAATTGATCAAACCAGAAAATTAGATTTGCAACTAGAAAATTACGAACTTCATTTCGACTATAATTGAAAATTAATGTTCCCCATTCTTTATGTTCTCCAATTCTGGGATCTGAATGTTCATATAGATGACTACCATCAAAATAAGCAAGTCCATGCTGATCTTTGGGGAAGTGGCCTGGAACCCAGTCAAGGATTATACCTATGCCCTCTTTATGGCATAAGTTAACAAAGTCACGAAACTCATCTGGGGATCCATATCTACTTGTAGGTGCATACCAACCAGTTACTTGATACCCCCATGAGCCATCAAAAGGGTGTTCTGAAACTGGCATAAGCTCGATATGAGTAAAGCCTCTTCCTTTGACATAGGGGATGACTTTATCTGCTAGTTCTTTGTAAGTAAGCAATCTTGATCCAGGTTTCATATCTGCCGCTGGAACGGGGGCTCTTTGCTCTCCGTTTGAGTTGATAAAAGGATCGTCTGTTGATGCATGCATCCAACTGCCTAAATGCATCTCATAAACTGATATTGGTTGCTCTAAAGGATCTTTTTTGTCACGCTTGGCAATCCAAGACTGATCATTCCACTGAAATGAATCAATTTTTGAGATGACTGAGCTTTTTGCAGGTCTTACTTCATGTTGAAAACCATAAGGGTCGGCCTTTTCATAGCAATGTCCTTTTTGAGTTCTGATTTCAAATTTGTATAAATCTCCTTCTTTTAGTCCTGGTATAAATAGTTCCCATATGCCTCCTAGGCGTTTTTGCATAGGGTGATGCCTGCCATCCCAAGAATTAAGATCCCCAATAACAGAGACACTTTTTGCGTGAGGAGCCCATAAGCAAAACATTACTCCTTTCTTTTGATCAATTTCTGTGAGATGAGCACCCATCTTTCTCCAAATGTGATGGTGATTTCCCTCAGCAAAAAGATGTCTATCAATTTCTCCCATCCATTCTTGTCTGAAGCTCCATGGATCATGCTGAATATGTTCAATCCCTCCTCTAATTACTTTTATTTGATAATCAGTACCAGGGTCTTTGTCTAAAACTCCTTCAAAAATCCATTGATGGTTGGGGTTGTTTAGCTGGATTTTCGTTTCTTTTATTAAAAGTTCAACT contains the following coding sequences:
- the glgB gene encoding 1,4-alpha-glucan branching protein GlgB, giving the protein MTVSILLDSLREDGQRLSECKHESPFSILGPQPFKDKWIIRIWMPEANAVELLIKETKIQLNNPNHQWIFEGVLDKDPGTDYQIKVIRGGIEHIQHDPWSFRQEWMGEIDRHLFAEGNHHHIWRKMGAHLTEIDQKKGVMFCLWAPHAKSVSVIGDLNSWDGRHHPMQKRLGGIWELFIPGLKEGDLYKFEIRTQKGHCYEKADPYGFQHEVRPAKSSVISKIDSFQWNDQSWIAKRDKKDPLEQPISVYEMHLGSWMHASTDDPFINSNGEQRAPVPAADMKPGSRLLTYKELADKVIPYVKGRGFTHIELMPVSEHPFDGSWGYQVTGWYAPTSRYGSPDEFRDFVNLCHKEGIGIILDWVPGHFPKDQHGLAYFDGSHLYEHSDPRIGEHKEWGTLIFNYSRNEVRNFLVANLIFWFDQFHIDGIRVDAVASMLYKDYLRPEGEWIPNEDGGNENFEAVRFLQQANHVLFQHFPGALSIAEESTTWSGVTKPTDINGLGFNLKWNMGWMHDMLDYFEIDPWFRQFNQNNITFSICYNFTENFMLALSHDEVVHGKSHLLHKMPGDDWQKYANTRALLSYMWTHPGKKTIFMGMEFGQRQEWNVWDDLQWDLLNFQPHKGIQKLVDDLNSLYKKEPALWKNDFDEYGFQWIDCDDNKNSVISFMRREKNNGEWLVVVANFTPQNHSNYRIGVPVAGFYEEIFNSDASQYGGSNLGNMGGKSTDLFNIHGYENSVDLCLPPLSVIVLKHKSKDI
- the hemE gene encoding uroporphyrinogen decarboxylase; translation: MNETTPLLLRAARGEDVERPPVWMMRQAGRYMKVYRDLRDNHPSFRERSENPDLSYEISMQPFKAFQPDGVILFSDILTPLPGMGINFDIVESKGPLINDPIRSLKQVQDLKPLQPEESMSFVGEVLGRLRESVGNEAAVLGFVGAPWTLAAYVVEGKSSKNYAVIKAMAFQEPELLHQLLNHFAESIANYLCYQIESGAQVVQMFDSWAGQLSPQDYDNFASPYQQKVVNLVKEKYPDTPMILYISGSAGVLERMGQTGVDIVSLDWTVDMADGLKRLPQSIGVQGNVDPGLLFGTPDAIRSRIIDVVRKAKGRKHILNLGHGILPGTPEENARVFFEAGKNVNELIKVLS